ATTGTTGGCAGTGCCCAGACCACGCTGGGCTCATTCTCATGCTCACTCTCCCAAAATGCCAGCTGTGGCTGTCACCAGCACTGTGAGTGGGTCCCCAAATGCTTCTCCAAATGGTCTACGAGGTTAAAGCCTCAGAACCTCAGTGGGAGTGGGAGAATGAGGCTGGGagccctggcaggcagagcccacGGCGGGTGGGGGGGACGACTCGAGGCCACCAAGAACCACATAGGAATGGGGATAAGGCttcatttctgtcctttcatcacccacccccccagctgcaAATTCCCGGTCTCTTGCAGTTTTCTAAGACAGTGGCTCTTGCAGTTCATTCTGCGCCTCCAGGCAGGGGAACCTGGGCCACCTGATCCAGGCAGACAGACAAACAGCCACCCTCCACCACATGCCCTGGacagacagagagacagagagacagacagacagccCGCCCGACAGCCCTCCCTGCCACACTGCCCAGATAGGTTGCTTCCACGTCACCTGGACAGACAGATGGGCATCGCCCCTGCCATGTCCCTTGGGCAGACAGACAGACGCACCCCGACCTGTCCCAGAGGGACAGACACCCAGCCGGTCCTGCCCCACCACATCCCACGGCAGGGGCGAGTGCGTGCAGCTGGTCTGTGGCCGCAGCCAGGGCTTCTCTGGGTGCCCCAGAGGGTATGGGGGATGGGCCACGGGCACCCCACTCCCAGCATGGGCTGGGGACGGCTGCCTGCCCCGGGTATTGCTGTACCTGCGAACTGCCACTGCACAGTAAAGCCGAAGGTGGGATGCCCCTTGGCACTCgtgtgctgctgggagcctTGCAGGGGTGACACCAGGATCTGCTTGTCGGTAGCTGCCACAGCAGTGTGGTAGGAGCCCGAGAAGGTCCCGACCGCATCCAGGGCCGAGAGTAAGGCttaatttctgtcctttcaCCAGCCCCTCAGCTGTGAATTCTGTCTCTTGCTGTTTGCCTTAAGCAAGCAGCTCTTGTAGTTTACTAAGAGAGCAGCCAGGGGACAGATGACATAAGCAGCCTGCTAGCTGAGCAGtgaaacagaaaccaaaacaacaggGTTTCCAGGAAGCCAGCAGTGACAGTGtcactgccaccaccaccttGCCTAAACCATGATTCTCAGCTGCCCCAAACttcctccaccccacccccatttcCCATGTCCTGTCTTTGGTGCTTCAGCAgctgtcctgctgccctgctgcaagTGCCCATCCCGGCCCGATCCTGCCCCGATGTTCACTGGCTTTTTGATCTCATCTGGTACATCTGACCACGGCTGCCCACCTCCCACCTGCAGGGCCCTGGGGTTTTCCGGTGGCTGTTGGGGCAGGTTCACTTCCTTCATCTGCCAGACCCCTAAAGCCACTGCAGATCACCACCCACCCCTGCACCTATACCTGTGCCCTGCCCTCATGACTCCTCATCCTTCTGGCCATACCCTGCAATGACCGGGATGTGGTTTGTGGTGCAGGGGTTCCTGTAGGGCAGGAGTAaagcccaggcacagccctcAGCCAACAGACCTGGGGCAGGGACCCTCAGGATGAGCCATGTCAGTGGTCAGGTTTCAGGTTTGCCTGAAACCCCTCCTACATCCTTGTCCCTGTCTCCATCCCCGTTCCAGTTCCCATCCCCATGCCCATGCCTGTCCACATCTCCAAGTTCCCATTCCCCTACCCTATCTGCAACCTCACCCCCATGTCTACCTCCCTGCCCATcgtcccccccttccccatctccatccccctccctgtcctccttccatctccatccccctccccgtcctcctcccttccccatctccatccccctCCCTGTCCTTGCCTCTTCCCCGTCTCCATCCCTCTCCCCgttctccccccttccccatctccatccccctCCCCGTCCTCCCTCCAtctccatccccctccccatcgtccccccttccccatctccatccccctccccgtcctccctccacctccatccccctccccatcctcccccttccccatctccatccccctccccgtcctccccccttccccatctccatccccctCCCTGTCCTTGCCTCTTCCTCGTCTCCATCCCTCTCCCCgttctccccccttccccatctccatccccctccccatcctccccccttccccatctccatccccctCCCCGTCCTCCCTCCAtctccatccccctccccatcgtccccccttccccatctccatccccctccctgtcctccttccatctccatccccctccccgtcctccccccttccccatctccatccccctCCCTGTCCTTGCCTCTTCCCCGTCTCCATCCCTCTCCCCgttctctccccttccccatctccatccccctccccatcctcccccttccccatctccatccccctccccatcctcccccttccccatctccatccccatcctcccccttccccatctccatccccctCCCCGTCCTCCCCCCTTCCTCATCTCCAtccccctccctgtcctccctccatctccatccccctccccgtcctccccccttccccatctccatccccctCCCTGTCCTCGCCCCTTCCCCATCACCATCCCCCTCCCCGTCCTCGCCCCGCTGCCGGTCTCTCTCGCCGGTGCCGCCCAGGAGTTTCCAGgaggcagcggcggggccgggccgggctaTAAAGGAGCCCCTGCCGGGGCCACATTCGGTTTCACCGCCGCAGCCCGATGCGCCGCCGCGCTCTCCGTACCCTCGCCCTGCCCGTCGGGGCGGCCCTGGccgcggccgcggcggggcagcAGGTGACAGCGGGGCCGTGCGTGGGGGCTTCTGCGGGGGGACACGCGTGGGACACTCGCTCCCCGGGAGAATCGGCATGGGCACGCGTGGGGGTCCCGGGGTCCGGGGAGGGGCACGCTCGGGAGGCGCACCCGCGGGAGGAATCCCCGACAGCATGAAGACACCTTGCTCCAGGGGGTACACTGATGGGAGCTCCTGCCGAGGGGGGTGGtcggcgggggggcggggatgCTCCGGGTTGTGCGTGCCCCGGCAGGGATGTGCATGAGGATCTCTTCCCTGGTGCAGGGGCGCGTATGGGGACCCCTATCCCTGGGGACATGCAGGGGTATTGGGGCAGGGATAACCTCGAAACCCTGCCCCAGGGTGGTGGCTTGCCCCTGCAGGGGGAGGTGCAGCGTGGGAGGGGACAGGCAGTGCTTGGAGCTGGAGCCAGAGCCTTGCAGGTGGGATGCTCCAGGGCTCTGGCTGTGCCACCTCCTTGGCTGTGCAGGAGCTCACGATGAACCTGAGGGCCCTGCCCATCCCCGTGGGCTCCCCACTCGTGCCACACAGTGGTGCCAAGCGCAGCACACGTCCCCACAGGCATGGGTAGGCATGTCCTGGTGTTGCACGGTTCACCTGGCAGCGCTGGAGCAGGGGTCCTGCCTGTATTACTGCCTGCCTGGGGCTCCTGCCTTTAGCTCTTCACCTCTCCCCTTCTGCTCAGCTTACTCCAGCTTTTGGCCCTCCTGCCATGGCTGAGATGGCAGCAACTTTGTAAACCATGTCTCTTAAAACTGAGTGTGGGGCTCCAGAGACACTTCACTTGCCATCACCTACAGCTTGCccctattttccttcttttccaagcttctctgccaggcagctgagATCCCCAAGGAGGGAAAGGTTGATGTGAATGAGGAAAAGGCAACAAACACCAGCTGGTGGCTGGACCGTAAGCAGAAACACCCTGCAAAGAATGGCAAGGTGGGTCCCAGCACTGTGGTCATTAGGAGGGGTGTGAGCAgggggctcagcctgcaggGCAGTGCAGTGCCTGTGTGCAGGCAACCCCCAGGGACACATCTGATTGTCCCCTGGCAGTGCAACCTGACCGGCTGGTGGGAGAATGACCTAGGCTCCAAGATGCATGTGTCCACAGTTGACAACCAGGGCAACTTCTCCGGCGAGTACTACACCGCTGTGTCGAACACCCAGAAACCCATCAAGCCGTCCCCCCTTGTTGGATCCCAGCACTTGGACGAGGACGGGCAGTGCACCTTTGGCTTCACTGTCAACTGGAAGAAGTTTTCTGGTTGGTAGCTGCTGTGCCTGGATAGGGTTCTGGAACGGGGAGGGGAGCTCAGGCAGgtcccagcacccaccccagtCCCTCTGTGCCCTCTCCTGTCCCCAGTCTGTCCTTCCCTGATCTCTCCCCACTCTGGATGGTTTCTGCAGACAGCAGGATACCTCCTGAAACACTGGTCGGGCTAGGCAACATTAAGAGTTGCTTTGGTAGCATCCCTGCCACAGAGCATTTCCCTGCAAACATTGGGATCCACACGGGCTCTGTGAACATTAAACCCACCGGTGCTTTTGAAGCCCCAAAAGCAGCTGGGGTCCCACTGTGATGCTAAGTTACTGGTCCCCCAGACTCCACAGCTGTCTTTGTGGGCCAGTGCTTTGCTGTAGATGGTAGAGAAGAGCTCCTGCAGACCTCCTGGCTGCTGCGGGAGAAGGTCGACTCCCTGCCCAGCAACTGGAAAGCCACCAGGTGAGCCAAGGGAAACCCAGCCTGACTgggatcctgcccctctgctggCTGGACACTAAGGGGCTTCTGCTTCCCTACAGGACTGGATACAACACCTTCACTCGCGTGGgctgaaaggagaagagagaaccACCTCCAGTCAGCTGGGCTTGGGAGACCAGGAAATCACTTAGTAACATCAGTGTTAATCAGCATTTGGGATTGTTATCAGCTCTGAATGATGTccccaaaacccaaataaaattattttttttcctctaaaccCAACCTTGTGCAGTCTGTGGATATGTCCTGGGGAAGCTGGGTAAAGCACTGCAGTGGGTACGGGCTGAAGCTCTAACCCCATTATTCCAGGAAGAGTCTGGCCCCTGGAAAGCATCTTTTCCAGCCCAAATGGGATGGTGTGTCCCCAAAGTGACCCTCTGACACCAAGCATGGGCCAGCACTGGCTCTTCCCTGCTCAATGCTGCACAATGTGATGGAGGGTAAGCTGGGGAGCCCTTCTGTACCCAAAAAAGCTCCCCAGCTCCAAGGCAGGCAGATGCAGAGTCTCGGCTGTGTCCGTATTCCTGGcaagcagccagggctgctccaTACTGGCAGGACAGCACTGGTAGCTGCAGCACATCCTGCCCCAAAACTCTTCTTAGGGAAATGTGTGTGATTTACTGGAAATCAGACGTCCTGCAATTCCAGCCCAACCCTCTGCAATTCTGGCTTTGTGACTTACTGTGATGAGCAGGGATGGTGCTGCCTCAGTCACACCACTCAGCCAAACCAAATGATTTCCAGGAAATCCAGCTTGAGTCTGTGGGACACCACAGCTGTTGTACAGAAGTTCCTGTGAGTATGCAGGGAGTAGTGTGGTTTGACTTGATGAACATGTTtatgcacaaaaccaaaagtgaCAGGTGCTGCCTAACACTCAAATCCACTGAGCGATGCCTGGGGTGAGGAGGGGTGTTCACAGTCTTTGAGTTGCTTCAGTAAAGACAAACACCTGTATATCTGTACTAAATCCCCAACTCTGTGCTGAACCACCGGGCTCCACTGGTTTTCCAGAGCTGACAATCCTTGCTGAGGGCCAGTCGGCACGCAATGATTAACTCAGTCCCACCTCACCATGAGTATCAATCTGGCATTTAGAATCCTCTGTTTTGAGGACGAGAACTCCAACTACTGGACAGGTCGATGAGCCTGGATTTCTCGCCCCCAGGCAGGGATGCCTCTTTGGCAAAACTTGTGCCTCTGGCTATGTTGGATGTTACCCAGGAAAGTATTGTTAACACAAGCACTGAACTCTCAACCCTAGTTCAATTTTTGCAGTAAGTGCATTTATCAAAGGCAATTCTGAATTTGTCTGTCACCATAACAGATCATCTATCTTTTCAACCTTGtgaaactgtttcagtgaaaggtCTTGAAAGGGCTCTGATAGCCAAATGTTGACACTGATAAGTGGTTGTACATGTAACCCTTTAGACCTACActgttgaccaagtctgagactaggatTAGATCTATCCACACTTAGATtcccctctgagaaggagtttagaaagcTCACGACTCAACAGGTGAGCTTTTTTGTCCCCTGGCCACGCATCAGACTCACATCCATGATGTGACAGGGTCTGAATCTGAAACTTGGTCCTCAAGGGGTTCAGTCCCCAAATAACCCCAGATGGTGCTGCACGCCCTGCACTGGTGCCCTGCCTGGGATGTGAGCAGGATAAAGGCAGGAGTTGGCTGGTGGGGCTGCTACCTTCTGTGGCTCACCTGGTTTAGCAAATCTCGTGCTAACAGCATTCATGGCTTTAGCAAGTTTTCCACCTGCTCTGCCTTAGCCCACCTTGTTGCAGACTTGCATGTggtttgcttttcacttttttctcccttgggTCCATCTTCTGCTTCTGGACTGATGTTGCCATTTCCTTGTCGGTGCCTCCCTTGaatttctccagcttttttgATTCTCTTACAGCCTTTCTGAGCAGAATGCTTTTATACCACCCCCCTTCTATGGTGTCATTTGGTCTGTGCAGGCTTTTATCCGCTTCACAGGAACCAAAGAATTAGGAAAGAGGGTGACAGAAGGACCACAAGACTCTGCTCTTACCCTGAAGTGTGTCCAGCTCAGCAGTGGGGCATCCCGCTAAGCCCGCAACCTTACTGCATGCATCCTCCTGATTTTATTATTGCCTTCATGTCAACATTTCTCCAGGGCAGGGCTCCCAGGAGGCTGTACAGCCATCCTTAAGGTgctccagcaaggcagcatTGCTAACCATGGTTTGAGAAGTCTGCAACCCCCTCTAGGTAGCCCTGGTGCCAGTGAGAAATGCAATAGGCATGGGCTGACAGAGCTGTTTGCAAGGCTAATCCCTGCACAAGGGCACTCAGCAAGGCTGTGATGCATCCAGTATCATGGTTTTGGAGTAGCAGGTGATAGTACATGGTGTGCCAGGGTGCCTGCAGGCATCTGGGGGAGGCTGTGGCTGAGGATGCGCCCCTGTGCGTGTTGAGCATTCATCAGCACTGGGTTTTACCCAGCTCCAAGACCTGATCGCAGTGGTTTGCACACTGCTTGTGTCTGCGCTGCCTCTCTGAGCCACAAATGTGGCACTATTGACTCCTTCCAGCTCAGGCTCATCAGCAAGGCAAAGGTGAGCAGTGGGTCCCCTTCAGCCTCACTGCAGACCTCCCGCTTGGAGGAAAaccagctgttgctgctgcatggcAAGGCTTGGTCATGCTCATTCATGCACAGTGCGTGCCTTCAAGGGCatggggagctggagggggcAGGAGGCACCTTGCAATCATGCACACCATATAGCTGCTGCTGCGTCTGTGTTGCACAGGTGCTCACACATAATATATTGGTTAAAAAACCTAATTTGTTGGGATCTTGGCATGGGATAATGCTCACCTAGGGGACCAAATGCCTCAAACAATTGGTCACTGTTAGAATGGAGGAGACCCCTTCTCCAGCACTTACATGTCTTACCTACATGTGGGAGAACGTTTTACTCTTCCATTTCTGCAGGGACTGTTCTATGTCTCAACACTGAACATCTTAGTGCCCAACATCCCTTTCAGCCCGGCTGTTGTCCCACCTAAACAGATGGAGCTGCGGAGTTCCCAGATCACTCAGGGACTCCATGGCTGGTCAGTTTGGGTGTGTGCACAGGCAAACCTGGTATGCAGCCATGCTGCAGTGATGACAAACGAATAAAT
The window above is part of the Falco cherrug isolate bFalChe1 chromosome Z, bFalChe1.pri, whole genome shotgun sequence genome. Proteins encoded here:
- the LOC106631013 gene encoding avidin-like; its protein translation is MRRRALRTLALPVGAALAAAAAGQQLLCQAAEIPKEGKVDVNEEKATNTSWWLDRKQKHPAKNGKCNLTGWWENDLGSKMHVSTVDNQGNFSGEYYTAVSNTQKPIKPSPLVGSQHLDEDGQCTFGFTVNWKKFSDSTAVFVGQCFAVDGREELLQTSWLLREKVDSLPSNWKATRTGYNTFTRVG